A single window of Polyodon spathula isolate WHYD16114869_AA chromosome 2, ASM1765450v1, whole genome shotgun sequence DNA harbors:
- the LOC121306067 gene encoding lysM and putative peptidoglycan-binding domain-containing protein 3-like yields the protein MTGKSQQSGYQPATGVQSANGGRAYVFANNLNLESEFSEDDGDCYELRSRGKEKVCRSTSRDRLNDIVYLVRDIKEGDTLNAIALQYFCSVADIKRTNNLLNEQDFFALRSIKIPVKKFSVLTETHSPSLLKLLSPADRSTPETNESEAALDSSSSTESVGNYLQEVDKDIELLVKSSDSSRGSLNEVVSFLSSPRQLGVAERRVSVRKDPYYGADWGMRWWMAVTIMLVVGIITPVFYLLYYEVLMKADISHHLTSESLGSVSMLPTQHPELLNIKSGEAVPGEVHEHFNLNNPVPSLHRDDT from the exons ATGACGGGTAAAAGTCAGCAGAGTGGTTAccagccagccacaggggttcAGTCAGCTAATGGAGGACGTGCCTATGTTTTTGCAAACAACCTAAATTTGGAAAGTGAGTTTTCTGAAGATGATGGGGATTGCTACGAGCTGCGATCAAGAGGAAAAGAAAAAGTTTGCAGAAGCACATCCAGAGACAGATTAAATGACATTGTGTATTTGGTGAGAGACATTAAGGAGGGAGACACCTTAAATGCCATTGCTCTTCAGTATTTCTGCTCG GTTGCAGATATCAAGAGGACCAACAACCTTCTTAATGAACAGGACTTTTTTGCCCTGAGGTCTATAAAAATCCCTGTGAAAAAGTTCAGTGTCTTGACAGAGACCCACAGCCCCTCCCTGCTGAAGCTGCTATCACCAGCTGATCGCAGTACACCAGAAACAAATGAATCTGAAGCTGCCTTAGACTCTTCTTCTTCGACGGAGAGCGTGGGAAACTACCTACAGGAGGTGGACAAGGACATTGAGCTGCTTGTGAAGTCCAGTGATTCCTCCAGAGGAAGCTTGAACGAGGTGGTCTCCTTCCTTTCATCACCGCGGCAGCTTGGGGTAGCTGAACGCAGAGTGTCTGTCCGCAAAGATCCTTACTATGGGGCAGATTGGGGTATGAGGTGGTGGATGGCTGTGACAATCATGCTTGTTGTTGGGATTATTACTCCTGTGTTTTACCTTCTTTACTATGAGGTTTTGATGAAAGCGGACATCAGCCATCATTTGACCTCCGAGTCGCTTGGTTCAGTTTCCATGCTCCCCACACAGCACCCGGAACTGTTGAACATAAAATCGGGGGAAGCAGTACCTGGGGAGGTTCATGAACATTTCAACCTGAATAATCCTGTTCCTTCTCTACACAGGGATGACACGTAG
- the LOC121327377 gene encoding DNA-directed RNA polymerase III subunit RPC7-like, with product MAGRGRGRASFTFNIEALGLGRGEALLDVVYQPRQVYPPTDYKPLPLRTGEDEDYMLALKHELKETMQSLPYHLDFPSVKKDVARYKDPAPGYQKLAVLQCSAVYWG from the exons ATGGCTGGAAGAGGCCGGGGTCGTGCCTCATTTACCTTTAACATCGAGGCTCTTGGCCTGGGCAGGGGTGAAGCTCTACTGGATGTTGTGTATCAGCCACGGCAGGTATACCCT CCAACAGATTACAAACCATTGCCCTTGAGAACAGGAGAGGATGAAGATTATATGCTGGCCTTAAAACATGAGTTAAAAGAAACTATGCAATCGTTACCTTACCATCTGGATTTTCCGAGTGTGAAGAAAG ATGTAGCAAGATACAAAGATCCAGCTCCCGGATACCAG aagttagctgtgctgcagtgcagtgcagtat ACTGGGGATGA
- the LOC121306108 gene encoding centrin-3, with translation MSLSLRTELAVDKTKRKKRRELTDEQKQEIKEAFELFDTDKDKEIDYHELKVAMRALGFDVKKADVLKILKDYDREGTGKIAFDDFNEVVTDWMLDRDPQEEMIKAFKLFDDDDSGKISLRNLRRVARELGENMTDEELRAMIDEFDNDGDGEINQEEFFSIMTGDT, from the exons ATGAGTTTATCATTACG gactgagCTTGCAGTGgataaaaccaaaagaaaaaaaagaagggagCTAACAGATGAACAGAAGCAAGAAATAAAAGAGGCCTTTGAATTGTTTGATACTGATAAAGATAAAGAAATAGACTATCATGAACTAAAG GTTGCAATGAGAGCTTTAGGCTTTGATGTAAAGAAAGCTGATGTGTTGAAGATCCTAAAAGATTACGATCGTGAAGGAACTGGAAAAATTGCATTTGATGATTTCAATGAAGTGG TGACTGACTGGATGTTGGATCGAGACCCACAAGAAGAGATGATAAAGGCATTTAAACTGTTCGATGATGACGACTCTGGAAAGATAAGTCTAAGAAACCTTAGACGGGTTGCTAGAGAGCTAGGCGAAAATATGACAGATGAGGAACTCCGTGCTATGATTGATGAATTTGATAACGATGGAGATGGAGAAA taAACCAGGAGGAGTTCTTTTCCATCATGACTGGAGACACTTAA
- the LOC121306102 gene encoding metallo-beta-lactamase domain-containing protein 2-like has translation MSAAEWYAHKSLGDGVFWIQERFYESGNRANIWLVRGSHQDVVIDTGLGLRSLPEYLQAKGLLGDASESGRKNPLLAIGTHVHFDHSGGLHQFRQVAVHEAEADALANGDNFETVTWLYDSEIVRAPTPGWRASQYRVQAVKPTHILQEGDVINLGDKQLTVMHMPGHSRGSICLHDKEHKMLFSGDVAYDGSMIDWLPYSRISDYVNTCERLLELVDGGHVERVLPGHFNTFGAERLFRIASNYISNAGACHSFSSCALKSVANLALRASNSRRSAT, from the exons ATGTCTGCAGCTGAATGGTACGCACATAAATCCCTCGGAGATGGGGTGTTCTGGATCCAGGAGAGGTTTTATGAGTCTGGGAACCGAGCCAACATCTGGCTCGTCCGCGGGTCGCACCAGGACGTGGTGATCGACACTGGGTTGGGTCTGAGGAGTCTACCGGAGTACCTGCAAGCAAAGGGGCTGCTTGGGGACGCGTCAGAGTCCGGCCGCAAGAACCCGCTGTTGGCCATCGGCACCCATGTCCATTTTGACCACTCGGGCGGCTTGCATCAGTTTCGGCAAGTGGCGGTGCACGAGGCGGAGGCAGATGCTTTGGCAAACGGGGATAACTTCGAGACGGTGACTTGGCTGTATGACAGCGAGATTGTGAGGGCTCCGACCCCCGGGTGGAGGGCCAGCCAGTACCGAGTACAAGCGGTAAAACCAACGCATATACTGCAGGAAg GTGATGTAATAAACCTTGGAGATAAACAGTTGACTGTAATGCACATGCCTGGCCACTCCAGAGGAAGCATCTGCCTTCATGACAAAGAGCACAAGATGCTTTTCAGTGGGGATGTTGCCTACGATGGGTCAATGATCGACTGGCTCCCATACAGCAGGATCAGTGACTATGTCAACACCTGCGAACGCCTGCTTGAACTTGTTGATGGAGGTCATGTGGAAAGGGTGCTGCCGGGCCATTTTAACACATTTGGGGCGGAAAGGCTGTTCAGAATAGCCTCCAATTACATTTCGAATGCTGGCGCTTGCCATAGTTTTTCCTCATGTGCGTTGAAGTCTGTTGCAAATCTAGCTCTCCGTGCGTCAAATTCCAGAAGAAGCGCAACTTGA
- the LOC121306086 gene encoding DNA-directed RNA polymerase III subunit RPC7-like codes for MPKRKKKKISNVKAKPKIAPSKEKVDIVSKLEELEKKDEEGSLMVKEKRRRKQEEEPAEEEYDEEEFEEENDYIASYFEDGDDFGGGSDDNVDQATNCTVHLHLFAYNICRHFSVNEWLFYAMMININIKNILCGFGTLGHNILCSVSSNAIESMTGIIQ; via the exons ATgcctaaaagaaaaaagaaaaagatatcca ATgttaaagcaaaaccaaaaattGCACCAAGTAAAGAAAAAGTGGACATTGTTAGTAAATTGGAG GAGCTGGAAAAGAAGGATGAAGAAGGAAGTCTAATGGTGAAGGAGAAGAGAAGAAGAAAACAGGAGGAAGAACCAGCAGAGGAGGAGTATGATGAGGAGGAGTTTGAGGAG GAAAATGACTACATTGCTTCATACTTTGAAGATGGGGATGACTTTGGCGGGGGAAGTGATGACAACGTTGATCAAGCAACtaactgtactgtgcatttacatctGTTTGCATACAACATCTGCAGGCACTTCTCAGTGAATGAATGGTTATTTTATGCTATGATGATAAATATCAACATAAAAAACATCCTGTGCGGTTTTGGGACACTTGGACATAATATTTTGTGTTCAGTATCCTCGAATGCTATCGAGAGTATGACTGGTATCATTCAATAA